A genomic region of Zalophus californianus isolate mZalCal1 chromosome 1, mZalCal1.pri.v2, whole genome shotgun sequence contains the following coding sequences:
- the LOC113918461 gene encoding LOW QUALITY PROTEIN: carbonyl reductase [NADPH] 1-like (The sequence of the model RefSeq protein was modified relative to this genomic sequence to represent the inferred CDS: inserted 6 bases in 3 codons), with the protein MSSATRVALVTGANKGIGFAIARDLCRQFSGDVVLTARDEARGRAAVQQLQAEGLRPRFHLLDIDDLQSIGALRDFLRKEYRGLDVLVNDAGIAFKPVDPTPFHIQGEMTMKTNFSGPRDACTELLPLMKPQGAVSNIMSFVAXLKKCSPELHQEIISKTITEEELVGLIYKYVEDTKKGVHRXEGWPDTSYGVIKISFSVLSRXQETEQRKGDKILLNACCLGWVRTDMGGPKGIKSPEGAETPIQLTLLPLDAERPHGELLLLFF; encoded by the exons ATGTCGTCAGCCACCCGCGTGGCGCTGGTGACCGGGGCCAACAAGGGCATCGGCTTCGCCATCGCGCGCGACCTGTGCCGGCAGTTCTCCGGGGACGTGGTGCTCACGGCGCGGGACGAGGCGCGGGGCCGCGCGGCCGTGCAGCAGCTCCAGGCCGAGGGCCTGCGTCCCCGCTTCCACCTGCTGGACATCGACGACCTGCAGAGCATCGGCGCCCTGCGCGACTTCCTGCGCAAGGAGTACCGGGGCCTGGACGTGCTGGTCAACGACGCGGGCATCGCCTTCAAGC CTGTTGATCCCACACCGTTTCATATTCAAGGAGAAATGACCATGAAAACAAACTTCTCTGGTCCCCGAGATGCGTGCACAGAACTCTTGCCTCTAATGAAACCCCAAG GAGCTGTGTCTAACATAATGAGCTTTGTAGC CTTAAAAAAGTGCAGCCCAGAACTGCACCAGGAGATTATAAGCAAGACTATCACAGAGGAGGAGCTAGTAGGGCTCATTTACAAGTAtgtggaagacacaaagaaaggcgTGCACAG AGAGGGCTGGCCTGATACCAGTTATGGAGTGATAAAAATCAGTTTCTCAGTCCTGTCCAG CCAGGAAACTGAGCAGAGGAAAGGAGACAAGATCCTCCTGAATGCCTGCTGCCTTGGGTGGGTGAGAACAGACATGGGTGGACCAAAAGGCATCAAAAGCCCAGAAGGAGCAGAGACCCCCATCCAGTTGACCCTTTTGCCCTTGGATGCTGAGAGGCCTCATGgagagttgttgttgttgtttttttaa